In Panicum virgatum strain AP13 chromosome 5K, P.virgatum_v5, whole genome shotgun sequence, the genomic window TTTTGGATTCTATTTTTGATTCTCCTATAGCAACAATAACTTAggattatatttttatttgaatatTGAATATCAACTTTAGTTAATATCCATCCCTGGGAGAAATCTGTATTAGAAATTACAGCTGATTGTTTTTATTTAATCTGCATGGGTTATTTTATATAGGGTGATGGACCGAAGTTGGATGAGAAAAGCAAAACAGGACACTGCATATAAAGATGGTGTTGAGCACTTTTTGGCTTTTGCTTACCGCGACATTCCACAAGATAGTGAGATACTTTGTCCATgcaaaaaatgcaaaaatagATTAAACCTGAGTCAAGATGAAGTCAGGACGCATCTGAGATGTGATGGTATTCTTCAAGGTTATACTACATGGGTTCATCACGGTGAGCATTATGAAAGACCAACAAATGCATTTGTTGATGTACCAAATATGACTCGAATTTTGGGTACTTCGGGTCCCGTACAAGATGGCCAGCATGGTGAATCAGATAGCATGCAAGAATTGTTATAGGCTGCATTGGGAAGGGATGCAAGTATGTCTGAAGGTGGAATAGATGATTTTAATTCAGGATATGCAGATATGGAACATAATGTCTCCGAGAATCATGTGAATGCAGCAGAAGGTGATGCATCCGGGGAGGAACAGAATATATATGCGAAGTTCTTGAAGGATGCACACACAAGGTTATACCCTAGATGTAAATATTCTAGTCTGTCATTTTTGGTCCACTTATATCACTTGAAGTGCTTACATGGCTGGTCACAAGAATCATTTACAGCTCTAATGGGGCTACTATCTGCTTCCCTGCCTCCTGAAGCAAATCTTCCAAAGACATATTATCAAGCGAAGAAAATCATCAGTGAGCTAGGTCTTCATTATGTGAAAATCCATGCTTGCCCCAAGGATTGCATGCTTTTTCGAGGTgattatgaaaaaaaatgatttttGTCATGTGTGCAAGAGCTCTCGTTGGAAAGTTGATGAGAAGAAGGCCTCTAAAGGTAAACGGAAGGAAAGAAGACCGGCAAAAGTGTTGCGTTATTTTCCATTGGTACCTAGGATCCAAAGGTTATTTTCAACCACCATAACTTCAGATGACATGAGATGGCATGAAGAGGGTCGTGTCAAGGATGGAAAACTACGACATCCTGCAGATGGTGAAGCTTGGAAAAAACTTTGATGGTAGACATGATGATTTTGCTAAGGATGCTCGAAATGTACGCCTTGGTCTTGCAAGTGATGGATTTAACCCTTTTGGGAACAAGAATTTGAAGCACAGTACATGGCCAGTAATGCTCGTTCCCTACAACCTACCACCTTGGATCTGCATGAAGCAAACATCTTTAATGTTGTCAATGATCATCCCCGGACTAGATTCTCCAGGTAATGATATTGATGTATATTTGGAGCCTTTGATCGATGATCTCTTAGAGTTGTGGAAGGGAGTGGAAACATTTGATGCCTCATCAAAAAAGGAATTTCCACTGCGAGCTGCACAATTGTGGACTATAAATGACTTTCCTGCATTAGCTTACCTATATGGATGGAGCACAGGTGGTACATATGCATGTCCTTCTTGTGGTCCAGCGACAAAATCGTTTCACCTGAAGAAAGGTAAAAAGATGTGCTATATGGGCCATCGTCGATGGCTGCCACAAGATCACCGATACCGAAGGCAAAGGAAACAGTTTGATGGCATGGTAGAGACTGGACTTGCACCAGAAACAATGAGTGGCACTACTGTATTGGGAATGTTGGAAGGCAAAGAGTTTGTGTTAGGGAAAAAGGTACCCACAACGAAGCAGTCCAACAAGGAAGTGGAAGTCGAAAGTGTTAAGAAACGCAACCGTAGTAGTGGAGAGAAAAAGAACCAACCAAATGGGAGCATTGGTAAGGAGAAGAAGCCAGAGGATTGGTTGAAAAAGAGGTCAATTTTCTTTAAGCTACCATACTGGCAACACAACAAACTAAGACACAATCTTGATGTAATGCATTTAGAGAAAACTGTGTGTGAGAACTTTATCGGTACGTTACTGGATATTCTTGGTAAAACAAAGGATGGACTTAATGCACGACTTGATTTAGTTGAACTTGGAGTTCGAGAGAATCTTCACCCTATTGTAGATAGTGAAGGAAAGCAATCAACTCCTAATGCACCGTTTACCATGACTAGAGCACAAAAGGAGATTCTTTGCTCAGTAATACAAAATCTAGGACCTGCTCCTCTGATTTGTTGGATCTGTTCTTCCTTTTGTGTTGTCCTCCCACCTCCGATTGCACTTCCTATCTGCAGATTGCGGCCACCATCCGTCCTCCCACGCGCTCCCCCTACTCTTGCTATGTAGAACACCTGCGCACATCGACAGCCCCTCAGTTCACCACTGTGAGCATCTTCCCTTCAACCCATCGATTTTTTCTCACATTTTCTTGTTGTGATTCTGAGATGCACTAGATCAGGGGTTTGGCTTCGAAATCTCCTATCACCTTACTTACATTGAATTATATTTCTCTGATCAGATGATGCTCTTAAATAATATCTGATGGTACATAGCTTTAGATGGTACATTAGGTTAGTTCCTAGAGATTTATCTGCTCATGCTTGGAGGTTGTACACTCTCTGCATTTACTTATTCATTAGCTTGGTACATGACAATCATATATCAAACTACCAATGCAATAAGATTGTGCTTTATAAGACTTCTACAATTTATAGTCCTGATTCGTCTATTTGGTCGAATCCAAATTCCTTCCTCGCTACTAAGTATAAATCTTAAATTTAAATGAATCCTGAATGATTTTATTAACAAGTAGTaccttaaaatattttttattctaGTTTACATTGCTCAATTCCATGGTCTACTCTATGTATTGCTTTCTGATTAATCTGCTTGCAATGTTTCTACAATTTAGAAATAACTTTTCTATTGCACAGATAGATACATACTATATTATATCAGGTTGGTTTGTATCTTGATCATATTGTCACCTATGAATCTATCTCAATCCGTCCCACAGGACTGTcaaggaccccccccccccccccccccccccccccgcggacAGCAGCCGAACTTCGGTTAGTCAAGTGTGCCGCTGCAGTTCTGCTCCCAAATCAGTATCGACACTTTGATCTTGCACATGTTCCATGATCTACAGCGCTTGGTTTAGCATTCTAACTTATCGAATTCTCCCTGAATATTAAGAGAAAGTATGCTACAAGTTATTGTGAAATTGAAATATTTCTTTCAGCATACTATTTGGCATTATGACTTATTTTTCATTCCATGATTCATGCTGCCACTGGAGCCGATCCTTCAGTAAAggagcaactttcatcattagCATAGAATTTTCATTTCAAAACTCTGTTTATATCAGTGCCATGCCCTCCCCATGGCAGCTCCAGAACCCTTCTTTGCTCACATCATTGCAAAATAGCATTGCATATTTTAATTCTAGATAAGTGCTCATATGGAGAATAAGACTAAATGAGATTAAAACATGCAGCGAGGGTAGTAAATCAGAGGTCATGCATATTTCTTCTAAATTCATATGTCAAGTAAATCATCCAAAGAATTTTGATCTTTCAGCTGGGTAGTCAAGTAAATCATCCAAAGCGCTCTAATCTTTCAGCAGGGTAAGGCCTTCTAAAGGTGTATAGTTTCTGAATTTATATACCATCTGCAACTAAAATCAAAAGACCAAAAAACTAACCTTTGCCCTGAATTGAACCTATTGCTGAATGGctgaatttgttatttttacaTATATGTGTGCACTCAGCTTACACTAAACTGTCAAGTGCTGATTTATGTTTCTCTTGAGCTCCCATGTATATGCAGAAAAATCATGGCAACAAGACCTCGAAGAATAAGGAACTTGAACCTCCCGCAAGTAGAGGACGTAGAACCTGCTAAGGATGAGCATGACAATTCAGTGGAGAATGATAACAATGAAAATGTACAGGGTCCTCCTGATATTGATGGTTTATTGGCTCGCATGCCACGCTACCATCCTCGAAGTCCAATTAAGATAATATGTAAGTtccatgattttttttcctttaataTTCAAATGCAATGTGAAAACAAACATTTCCATATATGCAGGGCCAAATGGAGAGGTGCGGCAAGTTTTAGGTGATTTCACAATTTCAAATCTATTGCAATTAGAAGGAGGAAAGGTAATTGTAGGGACTGATGAAAATGGAGTCCCAAATGAAAGGTCAGCCTCCATCCTAGGTCAGCACCTTGGACAAATAGCAGAAAAGCCATCATTAGCTCCTTTACACATTCAAAGATGGGACAATGCTCTGTTCAAGACACACAAGGAACAAATGATCAAGGATGTTGAGGTAAATTTATCTTACCAGTGCAAGCAACTACATCCATGTTTCATCCATCCACTAACATTTACCTTTCCTTTGTATAGGAAAAGTTTGAGTTCCCTCGATCAACTATACAGCTCACAAGGGATTGGATCCTAATGACAGTTAACAATAGATGGAGAGCCTACAAATCTAAGTTGAAGAAACAATATTTCAATCCTGAAGAGAGATCTCTAGATGAAATCATAAAAGGGAAACCACCAACTGTGAATGAACATCAATGGAGAGCTCTTGTTGGATTTTGGTGCCAGGAAGCACATAAGGTGACATCAGTTTACACAACAATGATATCAAATTCCAAAGCAACATAAGAAATAGTTCTTCATGACTCTTCTATCTTTGCAGAAATTATGTGCCACAAACTCCCGATGAGCAAAAGAACAGAAGAATACCCACACAACAGGGCAAAAAAGCCATGCTAGGCTGAAAAAAGAGATGGTgaaaataatcatcctatgttATTTGTTATATTCACTATCATCTAATTGAGATTTAAAATGATCCTCAAGTTACAATGTTGTGCAGGAAGATAACAATAAAAGAAAGATTCATAGGCTAGAATTGTGGGAGGCTGCTCATAAAAAAAAGAATGGTAGATACACTACTGACACAGTAGAGACATTAATGGTACATTTTCTGCTCCTAATCATTTGTGTTTGATCTGCAATTCAGTTTAGCAATCTATGACCTtccaatatatttatatattttaataGGAAGCATCTTTTGAGGAATTACCAAAAAGGCAAGAGAACAACAATGGTAATctttcagctcaagattttGATGAGGTATTCAATGAGATAGTTGCTAAGGACTTAAAAGCACGTGGGTACTATGATGACAAGTATTGGAGTCAAATGCGAGTTTCTCGAGGTGTAACCTTTGTTACTCCATCTGAGGAAGAAACAAGGTACCAAGAGAAAGTAAATGCAATGGAGAATAAGATGCACCGCATGACTGGTCTGATGAAGCACTGGCTTGCTTTCATGTCAAAAAAGTTTCCAGAAGAGGATTTCATAAATGAAATGGAAGGAGCCCTACAGGATGATGAAGTAAGGATCTAATGGACCATCTCTCTCTTTCAAagatctgattttttttttactatGTGATAATTTGTTGCTGCTACATGCTATCAACTGCCTGCTAGTGTTCATGACTTGGTGTGTTAGACTACAACCTGCTGCTATTAACATGTTTTCTCCCTCTTTTGCTGTCCTATAACATGTACATGACTAAACTAGCTTCAAGCCATGCAACACTAGTTACGTTCAGCAAGATAAAGTCTTATTGTGTTATTATCTAAACAAATACAAGAATAATGACTATACGTCTAATTTCTGAACAAGGGAGTTGATAGCAACCCCTTCCTCTCTGCATTGTGATGTAATCATTCTAGAACTAATATGTTACAACTGATTTGTCATGCACCAAAGAATAGCATATCAGTTCAGCACATGCAAGCAATTTGAAACATTGGTTTGCTTAATTTATTGTAGGATGGTCTTATGGAAAGAGAATGTGATACTGAAAGAAATTCTGAACACTCAAGTGGTAATGACTACTCTCCATCAATTGATGTGCAGGTAATAGGGTGTCTACTTTATTTCTAATATACTTGGCTACTAGAATAAATTACTAAGTTCTTGCTCATGTTATTTAACATGGTTGATGGCACTTTATAGCAAGCACCTATCAAGATAAATAAGTGAGCCATTGAATACCACACATCTTTATCAAATGAGCAGACAATTGCCGAGATAGGCTTTTGTCACTCAGATCATAGTGATTAGGAATAGCATAAACAAGTAGACAGGCATCTACACTTCCCTATATACCAGCTCTATTTTTCTCtaagtttttcttacaaatggCACAAATAATTTGAGACCAGCATGTAAGTAAATGAAAATGGTAATTGTGCTTGACTATTATGTTGTGCTGCACACCACAAGGAACTCCAGCTTGTTGGCTGCTGTGTTGTGCTACTGGTTGGCTGCTGTGTTGTGCTGTTGTTTTCATGGCCCTGCAGCTATGCTGCTAGCTCGTTGGCTGCTATATGGGATAATGCAGCTGTTTGACTAATTGTTTTTGTTAACTCTGAGATAAACTAAGCtatgctatgcttataggaggGTCATGCAGATAAGGGTGATCCAGCCACTAACTTGTGATCTAATACTGTACAGACCAACATGGTATGACTAAGCTGTCATTGCAATTTTGTTTCATATACATATTATGCTTGAACTTCCTAGAGCAATGTGATGTTTAGACTATGAAAATTATATCTATTGTAGAGATCTCGAAGAGTTAAAGCCCCCAGTTCAAACCAATCTGAATCGGTATGCATCTGTTTCTCTTGTTTCACTAAAATAAAATTAGTTAAAAGGCTCAAATATCACATCTTCATGTTTGCAAAATGTTAGTGCGAAACGGAAGTCTATCTTATTTCACTGAGAAACAAAGGGAGAGTGGCGGCGAAAGGAATGTTAAAGACTACTGATAGCAAACGAGTTATTGGTGGAAGCATGCTTGGAACCGAATTTGTTGGTGTTTATGTTGATGGAATTGAAAATAAGGGAGATGAGCAGTTACCTCGGCCACTCTATAGTATTCATACACTAATAGATGCTATTGGCTTTATCATTTCTTGGGCCAAATCACATGTAAGTGTTCTATTTTATTCACTTCTTTACAGATTTCTATTATGTTCACTTATAGTGCTGCTCCTCGTACCCCCACCCCGTTGCAGGTGAAAAAAGCTACGAGTTCAAATCATACTTGAACCAACTTGGAAAGAAGTTCAAGCCATGAgtggaaaggagaaagaaagggcAAAGCAAGATATATTTTAGTTCTTAGAAAATTCTAGAAATATTTGTATGATACTGCTACTTTCTATGTTTCTTTAAGAACAAATTTGTTTTGTCCAGTGTACTTTAATTAATGGATGAGTTGGTTCCAGAATTACTCAGTTTGTTGTTTTGTGAAGGCAATGAATTGATTGCAAATACAATTCCATTGATTAGTtacttttccattattgtcctgACAAATTACAAACAAGAGAATATATgaattataaatataaataaaagaaTCTTAATATACTAATTCACGTGAAATATAAATGTACGTATGAAATCATCTTTACTTTTCTTAATACACAATATGGTGTACTATAGAACGTGTCTATATCTATAGATGCATAATAAAAATGTGGCTACGATATTGTTTCTTTATTTGTTTAGACGCAGTTAGGTGTTACAATAAAGTGTATCACATGCCACGTCACCTGACTCGTCAGCTGCCACGTT contains:
- the LOC120709090 gene encoding uncharacterized protein LOC120709090, which codes for MATRPRRIRNLNLPQVEDVEPAKDEHDNSVENDNNENVQGPPDIDGLLARMPRYHPRSPIKIIWPNGEVRQVLGDFTISNLLQLEGGKVIVGTDENGVPNERSASILGQHLGQIAEKPSLAPLHIQRWDNALFKTHKEQMIKDVEEKFEFPRSTIQLTRDWILMTVNNRWRAYKSKLKKQYFNPEERSLDEIIKGKPPTVNEHQWRALVGFWCQEAHKKLCATNSR
- the LOC120710306 gene encoding uncharacterized protein LOC120710306; the encoded protein is MKRVVSRMENYDILQMVKLGKNFDGRHDDFAKDARNVRLGLASDGFNPFGNKNLKHSTWPVMLVPYNLPPWICMKQTSLMLSMIIPGLDSPGNDIDVYLEPLIDDLLELWKGVETFDASSKKEFPLRAAQLWTINDFPALAYLYGWSTGGTYACPSCGPATKSFHLKKGKKMCYMGHRRWLPQDHRYRRQRKQFDGMVETGLAPETMSGTTVLGMLEGKEFVLGKKVPTTKQSNKEVEVESVKKRNRSSGEKKNQPNGSIGKEKKPEDWLKKRSIFFKLPYWQHNKLRHNLDVMHLEKTVCENFIGTLLDILGKTKDGLNARLDLVELGVRENLHPIVDSEGKQSTPNAPFTMTRAQKEILCSIAATIRPPTRSPYSCYVEHLRTSTAPQFTTMMLLNNI